A stretch of the uncultured Desulfobacter sp. genome encodes the following:
- a CDS encoding ATP-binding protein, with amino-acid sequence MEERVEKLENGMAKDPIQMVTEGVAHDFRNLLEAIRSRATTAKNLTGSLNRAQSLMCQIVQLIDQNTHVVDLLEQFADTRKCQKQVVDLNRVVEMIFEHAGYYMPDIILEFDLLGRSIPVAVDAEKISQAAGVLLENAYQALPESKGMIIVSTDIVSMVNGSCEFYGLPAGEYARLTVADNGSGMEKDVLTQVFTPYYTGENGCYPGRKGLGLTLAQNIVDSHGGTIDIWSTPGSGSAFSINLPFFQE; translated from the coding sequence ATGGAAGAACGTGTCGAAAAATTAGAAAACGGCATGGCCAAAGATCCGATCCAAATGGTTACCGAAGGGGTCGCACATGACTTTCGAAATCTGTTGGAGGCGATCCGAAGCCGGGCGACCACGGCTAAGAACCTGACCGGATCTTTGAACAGGGCCCAGAGCTTGATGTGCCAGATTGTTCAGCTGATTGATCAAAATACCCATGTTGTAGATCTTCTGGAACAGTTTGCAGATACGCGGAAGTGCCAAAAACAGGTTGTGGATCTTAATCGTGTCGTCGAAATGATATTTGAACATGCGGGATACTACATGCCGGACATTATTCTGGAGTTTGATCTACTTGGCCGGTCGATCCCTGTGGCCGTGGATGCAGAAAAAATCAGTCAGGCGGCAGGTGTGCTTCTGGAGAATGCGTATCAAGCCTTGCCTGAAAGCAAAGGCATGATCATTGTGAGCACTGATATTGTAAGTATGGTGAATGGTTCATGTGAATTTTATGGTCTTCCCGCCGGAGAATATGCCCGTTTGACAGTGGCGGACAATGGTTCGGGAATGGAAAAAGATGTGTTGACTCAAGTTTTTACACCATATTATACGGGAGAGAACGGCTGTTATCCTGGAAGAAAAGGCTTAGGGCTAACTTTGGCCCAAAATATTGTAGACAGCCATGGCGGTACGATTGACATATGGAGTACACCTGGAAGTGGATCTGCTTTTTCAATTAATTTACCCTTCTTTCAAGAATAG
- a CDS encoding 2-oxoacid:acceptor oxidoreductase subunit alpha translates to MDITILIGGAAGQGIQTIGALLAAACRKAGYFAMAVNDFESRVRGGHSFFQIRISDAPVYSPQDAVELLIALDKNTWQVHQQSLGEKSVVLADEDFSTTGQVVPVAFEQLAKESGCPLFVNTVAAAAGLRVLGAGLDTIQSTIKDHFSTLKQALLKKNLDAAQKGFEKVADVSFEKQPLADPSVPKGNLISCAKAIALGAVSADCRVGAFYPMSPATGIMLHLTELSKRLDLVVEQAEDEIAAANIVIGASFAGARAMTATSGGGFCLMTETLGLAGMTETPMVIVNAMRPGPSTGLPTRTAQGDLRFAIHASHDDFPRFVFAPGTPEQAFGQTRKAFHLSEKYQVPAIILVDQYLMDALFLMEKPFSIDKHMERFIVTDDDMPDPKKYERFAFTDSGVSPRALPCKGDALVKVSSDEHRPDGHITEDIAIRNAMMEKRHAKLPAMIEELDAPEAVFPDAHTVLIGWGSSAGAIKEAIERMRDKGVDVGCLLFSQIWPFPAGAVEKVLNNDPDREYICVEMNAGAQFAGILKEYMNIDFSGYVLKYDGRPFTAGFIVDALKEKELA, encoded by the coding sequence ATGGATATCACCATACTGATTGGTGGAGCGGCCGGCCAAGGCATCCAGACCATCGGTGCTCTCCTGGCGGCTGCCTGTCGCAAGGCCGGATATTTTGCCATGGCCGTCAATGATTTTGAATCCCGGGTTCGAGGGGGACACAGCTTCTTCCAGATTCGAATCAGTGACGCCCCGGTCTATTCCCCCCAGGACGCCGTGGAGCTGTTGATCGCCCTGGATAAAAACACCTGGCAGGTCCACCAGCAATCCCTTGGGGAGAAAAGTGTTGTGCTGGCTGATGAGGATTTTTCAACCACCGGCCAGGTTGTGCCCGTGGCATTTGAGCAACTTGCCAAGGAGAGTGGATGCCCCTTGTTTGTCAACACTGTGGCTGCTGCTGCCGGCCTTCGGGTACTGGGTGCAGGCCTGGATACGATCCAATCTACAATTAAAGATCATTTCAGCACACTTAAACAGGCGTTGCTGAAAAAAAATCTGGATGCGGCCCAAAAGGGCTTTGAAAAAGTAGCGGATGTCTCCTTTGAAAAACAGCCCCTGGCAGATCCGTCCGTTCCCAAAGGCAATCTTATTTCCTGTGCCAAGGCCATTGCGCTGGGGGCGGTTTCAGCTGACTGCCGGGTGGGGGCATTTTATCCCATGAGTCCTGCCACAGGCATCATGCTGCATTTGACGGAATTGAGCAAGCGGTTGGATCTGGTGGTAGAGCAGGCCGAAGATGAAATTGCAGCGGCCAACATCGTGATTGGTGCCTCTTTTGCCGGGGCCAGGGCCATGACGGCAACCTCCGGGGGCGGGTTCTGTCTGATGACCGAAACCTTGGGGCTTGCCGGTATGACCGAAACGCCCATGGTGATTGTCAACGCCATGCGCCCCGGGCCATCCACGGGGCTTCCCACACGAACCGCCCAGGGCGATCTGCGGTTTGCCATCCACGCGTCCCATGATGATTTTCCAAGATTTGTATTTGCGCCGGGAACACCGGAACAGGCGTTTGGACAGACCCGCAAGGCGTTTCATTTATCCGAAAAATACCAGGTGCCTGCCATTATTCTGGTTGATCAGTACTTGATGGATGCGCTGTTTCTGATGGAAAAACCTTTTTCAATTGATAAGCATATGGAGCGTTTCATCGTTACGGATGACGATATGCCGGATCCAAAAAAATACGAACGATTTGCCTTCACCGATTCCGGCGTATCCCCCCGGGCGCTGCCCTGTAAAGGAGACGCCCTTGTAAAAGTGTCCAGCGATGAACACCGGCCGGACGGGCATATTACCGAAGATATTGCCATTCGAAATGCCATGATGGAAAAACGCCATGCCAAACTGCCAGCCATGATCGAAGAGTTGGACGCGCCGGAAGCTGTTTTTCCGGATGCACACACCGTTCTAATCGGATGGGGGTCCAGTGCCGGTGCCATAAAAGAGGCTATAGAACGTATGCGCGACAAGGGGGTGGATGTCGGCTGTCTGCTTTTCTCCCAGATATGGCCGTTCCCTGCAGGTGCTGTCGAAAAGGTACTGAACAATGATCCAGACAGGGAATATATCTGTGTTGAAATGAATGCCGGTGCTCAGTTTGCAGGGATTTTAAAGGAATACATGAATATCGATTTTTCAGGATATGTACTTAAGTATGACGGCAGGCCGTTTACAGCCGGCTTTATAGTAGATGCACTCAAAGAAAAGGAGCTTGCCTGA
- a CDS encoding response regulator transcription factor, whose amino-acid sequence MKKIVIAEDNTLLREGLCLMIDSDPDLEVVAQAADGFSAIETTLSLKEPPDLVMMDLSMPKMDGVSAIKEIKRQRPDSRIMALTIHDSDEFILECFDAGASGYCLKDSSQDELLKAIHVVLSGKTYISPGITGTVMEGFLDGRRKLKSKTAWDSLTQREREVLKLVAEGYTSKEAANLLCISPKTVERHRSNIMNKLDLHNVSELTSLAIEKNLVGN is encoded by the coding sequence GTGAAAAAGATTGTAATTGCTGAAGATAATACTCTGCTGCGTGAAGGGCTATGCCTGATGATCGATTCGGATCCGGATCTTGAAGTGGTGGCTCAGGCCGCAGACGGTTTTTCTGCCATCGAAACAACGCTTTCTCTCAAAGAGCCGCCGGATCTAGTCATGATGGATCTATCCATGCCCAAAATGGACGGGGTATCCGCCATCAAAGAGATCAAACGTCAGAGGCCGGATTCCAGGATCATGGCTTTGACGATTCACGATTCCGATGAATTTATTCTGGAGTGCTTTGATGCCGGGGCATCAGGATACTGCCTGAAGGATTCATCCCAGGATGAGCTGTTAAAAGCCATTCACGTGGTTCTCTCTGGAAAAACCTATATCAGTCCGGGGATTACCGGAACCGTCATGGAAGGATTTCTGGACGGCCGCAGAAAACTGAAAAGTAAAACAGCCTGGGATAGTCTGACCCAAAGGGAACGGGAAGTGCTTAAGCTGGTGGCTGAAGGCTATACCAGCAAAGAGGCGGCTAATTTACTATGTATCAGCCCCAAAACCGTGGAACGTCACCGTTCCAACATTATGAACAAGTTGGATTTACACAATGTCTCCGAGTTGACTTCCCTTGCCATTGAAAAAAATTTGGTCGGAAACTAG
- a CDS encoding 2-oxoacid:ferredoxin oxidoreductase subunit beta has product MSDKGLYESAYKNQWCPGCGNFGILEAMKDALTKLNIPPEKLLIVSGIGQAAKTPHFLKCNFLHGIHGRALSLALGAKIANQDLNILVNSGDGDCYGEGGNHFIHAVRRNADMTLLVHDNRIYGLTKGQASPTSARGMTTPTQPDGVISEPLNGPALALTMGAGFVARGFSGNVKHLSDLIQAAIEYKGFSVIDIFQPCVTFNRINTAQWYKDRIYELDETKNRDDFHEAMKLAFETGDQIPVGILYARQKQEFISQIKVLEKGPLIDRPYDPDRLGKVAQEYV; this is encoded by the coding sequence ATGTCAGATAAAGGACTTTATGAATCTGCGTACAAAAACCAGTGGTGCCCGGGATGCGGTAATTTCGGCATTCTTGAAGCCATGAAAGATGCCTTAACCAAACTCAATATTCCGCCGGAAAAGCTGCTCATCGTTTCCGGCATTGGCCAGGCCGCCAAAACACCTCATTTTTTAAAATGCAATTTTCTGCACGGCATCCATGGCCGGGCACTTTCCCTGGCGCTGGGAGCAAAGATCGCCAATCAGGATTTGAACATTCTGGTCAACTCAGGGGACGGAGACTGTTATGGTGAAGGCGGGAACCATTTTATTCATGCGGTACGCCGGAATGCAGATATGACGCTTTTAGTGCATGACAACCGGATTTACGGGCTGACCAAGGGCCAGGCTTCTCCGACATCGGCCCGGGGTATGACCACACCCACGCAGCCTGACGGCGTGATATCAGAACCGCTAAATGGTCCGGCGCTGGCCCTGACTATGGGAGCCGGGTTTGTGGCCCGGGGGTTTTCAGGAAATGTAAAGCATTTAAGCGACCTGATTCAAGCGGCAATCGAATACAAGGGATTCAGCGTAATCGATATTTTTCAGCCCTGCGTCACTTTTAACCGGATCAATACCGCCCAATGGTATAAAGATCGAATCTATGAACTGGACGAGACCAAGAATCGGGATGATTTTCACGAGGCCATGAAACTGGCCTTTGAAACAGGAGACCAGATCCCCGTCGGTATTTTGTATGCCAGACAAAAACAAGAGTTTATCTCTCAAATCAAAGTTCTGGAAAAAGGGCCGCTCATTGACAGGCCTTATGATCCGGACAGGTTGGGAAAAGTGGCACAGGAATATGTTTGA
- a CDS encoding ferritin-like domain-containing protein, translated as MMANLTKEERRNNVIGVLNQARAMELHAISQYMNQHYNLDDMDFGELAGKVKLIAIDEMRHAEMFAERIKELGGEPTSDLADKVSKGQKVNSIFPFDSNLEDDTIDNYNQFLEVCRQNGDSITMKIFETIIDEEQMHLNYFDNIAGHIENLGDAYLARIAGTSSATGLGTSGFAVSGEQA; from the coding sequence ATGATGGCAAATTTAACCAAAGAAGAGAGAAGAAACAATGTGATCGGCGTATTAAACCAGGCAAGAGCCATGGAACTTCACGCCATCAGCCAGTACATGAATCAGCATTACAATCTTGACGACATGGACTTCGGGGAACTGGCAGGAAAGGTCAAACTCATCGCCATTGACGAGATGAGGCATGCAGAGATGTTTGCCGAACGGATCAAAGAGCTTGGCGGAGAGCCGACATCCGACCTGGCAGATAAAGTCAGCAAAGGCCAGAAGGTAAACAGCATCTTCCCCTTTGATTCGAACCTGGAAGATGACACCATCGATAACTACAACCAATTTCTGGAGGTCTGTCGCCAAAACGGCGACAGTATTACCATGAAAATATTTGAGACTATTATTGATGAAGAGCAGATGCACTTGAATTATTTTGACAACATTGCAGGGCATATTGAAAATTTAGGGGACGCTTACCTGGCAAGAATTGCCGGAACATCATCCGCCACAGGTTTGGGGACCAGCGGATTTGCTGTTTCCGGAGAACAGGCATAA